One part of the Mycolicibacterium aromaticivorans JS19b1 = JCM 16368 genome encodes these proteins:
- a CDS encoding molybdopterin-dependent oxidoreductase: protein MRNRLLAAIAAGTVGLAVGGCASSPAQDHSSSAAADSESGQGRNPYALGTVDPPAPNAPVLTVTGGTTSLSLTIDQLNAMGHATISIDEPFVNKRETYSGVPLAAVLAVAGIADTATIDTDAIDHYHYVSVVKPMIDSQALIATQRDGAPIPYDQGGPIRIVFPDRTPLSSALEAWNWSLTSITVKHPAGS, encoded by the coding sequence ATGCGCAACCGCCTCCTGGCCGCCATCGCGGCGGGGACGGTAGGCCTCGCGGTCGGCGGGTGTGCGAGCAGTCCCGCGCAGGACCACAGCTCCTCGGCCGCAGCGGATTCGGAATCCGGCCAGGGGCGCAACCCCTACGCGCTCGGGACCGTGGATCCGCCGGCTCCGAATGCGCCGGTGCTCACGGTGACCGGCGGGACGACGTCGCTGTCGCTGACCATCGACCAGCTCAATGCCATGGGCCACGCGACCATCTCGATCGACGAACCCTTCGTCAACAAGCGCGAGACCTACAGCGGTGTGCCGCTGGCGGCCGTGCTCGCCGTGGCCGGAATCGCCGATACCGCAACGATCGACACCGACGCGATCGACCACTACCACTACGTCAGCGTCGTCAAACCGATGATCGACTCGCAGGCTTTGATCGCCACGCAGCGTGACGGCGCGCCGATTCCCTACGACCAGGGCGGGCCCATCCGGATCGTGTTCCCCGACCGCACCCCGCTGTCATCGGCGCTGGAAGCCTGGAACTGGAGTCTGACGTCGATCACGGTGAAGCATCCGGCCGGCTCGTGA
- a CDS encoding putative bifunctional diguanylate cyclase/phosphodiesterase, with translation MITDRWLTPPGPRLTLNRGQQLVAAVLVMLLIALVAIGFQSSADQNAYSQHSARSEAATTNTLFTVRDSLTYIDRAQQYLLGVVPRRDVQLARAMLAQRLRVIATNGLTAADSTGPDYRAALAALDAVVAKAPPGLLPVGQRDQWAGTILPRSEALSERAHELATDNQVEQHRMDRLAERNLLRGRVVQLAMLISALILAAILLWWVSANVVRQYRSARKAFDDEREVLRQTEFRLDRVSALERGQAQILERIATAGPVSSVLRQIVQLAADVSGAPAVRMSIGRRTVIYPPGADVSGTPAWTGVVTDNVDGSGTLQVFGDAEALDELAHTALVRCRDLAVLSLERDASARRLSYQASHDALTGLANRSLLLTRLSKSLLLSRRRGTPLALLFCDLDRFKMVNDSIGHAGGDQLLIEAARRLSGTVRESDTVARLGGDEFVVLCPELPDRTQALALANRIRTALSVPYTIDGKEAFVDVSIGITFADESTVSGHELMREADVAMYRAKLTDGHHINVFDSTLEAEVAQRLDLDAALRHAVERGELRCSAQPIVVLDTGVITGFEMLLQWHRPGLPVLYPGAFIPLAEDNGMIVEIGRWVLHETIQTLAQWRADGLALDLTMSVNVSPRQVRETGFAEEVLQMLAAAGLPPEALMIELTEHALVDLRVAHPTLARLREAGVSVSLDDFGTGYSSLTQLRTLPVDQIKLDRSFAAALDEGDDKQRAVVQSVVALARALSLDLVVEGIETIAERDTLLDLGADKGQGFLYHHPVLWDAARALLESGGVCPVPSDGGYTGLASSENPSPSESTTVTSQLPSPSVST, from the coding sequence GTGATCACCGACCGCTGGCTCACCCCGCCCGGCCCTCGGCTGACCCTCAACCGCGGCCAGCAGCTCGTCGCGGCCGTGCTGGTGATGCTGCTCATCGCGCTGGTCGCGATCGGCTTTCAGTCCTCGGCCGATCAAAACGCGTACAGCCAGCACAGCGCCCGCAGCGAAGCCGCAACCACCAACACGTTGTTCACCGTGCGCGACTCGCTCACCTACATCGACCGCGCGCAGCAATACCTGCTCGGCGTGGTGCCCCGGCGCGACGTCCAGCTCGCCAGGGCGATGCTGGCTCAGCGCCTGCGGGTTATCGCGACCAACGGCCTGACCGCCGCCGACAGCACCGGCCCCGACTACCGCGCGGCACTGGCCGCCCTCGACGCGGTGGTCGCCAAGGCGCCGCCCGGCCTGCTACCTGTCGGGCAGCGCGACCAGTGGGCCGGCACCATCCTGCCGCGTTCCGAGGCCCTCTCCGAGCGGGCCCACGAGCTGGCCACCGACAACCAGGTGGAACAACACCGGATGGATCGCCTCGCGGAGCGGAACCTGCTGCGCGGCAGGGTGGTCCAACTGGCCATGCTGATCTCCGCACTGATCCTCGCAGCGATTCTGCTGTGGTGGGTGTCGGCCAACGTGGTACGCCAATACCGAAGCGCCCGAAAGGCTTTCGACGACGAGCGGGAAGTGCTGCGCCAGACCGAATTTCGCCTCGATCGGGTTTCCGCGCTGGAACGCGGGCAGGCGCAGATCCTGGAACGGATCGCCACCGCGGGCCCGGTGTCATCGGTTCTGCGCCAGATCGTGCAGCTGGCCGCCGACGTCTCCGGGGCACCGGCGGTGAGAATGTCGATCGGCAGGCGCACGGTGATCTACCCGCCGGGTGCCGACGTGTCGGGAACGCCGGCTTGGACCGGTGTCGTCACCGACAATGTCGACGGGTCAGGGACGCTTCAGGTGTTCGGCGACGCCGAGGCGCTCGACGAACTCGCCCACACCGCCCTGGTGCGGTGCCGTGATCTGGCGGTGCTGTCACTCGAACGCGATGCGTCCGCGCGGCGGCTGTCCTACCAAGCCAGCCACGACGCCCTCACCGGCCTGGCCAACCGCAGCCTGCTGCTCACGCGGCTGTCGAAGAGTCTGCTGCTGTCCCGTCGCCGCGGAACTCCGCTGGCGCTGCTGTTCTGCGATCTGGACCGCTTCAAGATGGTCAACGACTCGATCGGGCACGCCGGCGGAGACCAGCTGCTGATCGAGGCGGCGCGGCGGCTGTCGGGCACCGTGCGCGAAAGCGACACCGTCGCACGACTCGGCGGCGACGAGTTCGTGGTGCTCTGCCCGGAGCTGCCGGACCGCACCCAGGCCCTCGCACTGGCCAACCGGATCCGCACCGCACTCAGCGTCCCATACACCATCGACGGCAAGGAAGCGTTCGTCGACGTCTCCATCGGCATCACCTTCGCCGACGAATCCACCGTCTCCGGTCACGAACTGATGCGCGAAGCCGACGTGGCGATGTACCGGGCCAAGCTCACCGACGGCCACCACATCAACGTGTTCGACTCGACGCTCGAAGCCGAGGTCGCCCAGCGTCTGGATCTAGACGCCGCACTGCGGCACGCCGTGGAGCGTGGCGAGCTGCGGTGCTCCGCCCAACCGATCGTGGTGCTCGACACCGGAGTGATCACCGGCTTCGAGATGCTGCTGCAGTGGCACCGCCCAGGGCTGCCCGTCCTATATCCCGGTGCGTTCATCCCGCTGGCCGAGGACAACGGGATGATCGTCGAGATCGGCCGGTGGGTGCTGCACGAGACCATTCAGACCCTCGCGCAGTGGCGCGCCGACGGGCTGGCGCTCGACCTGACGATGTCGGTCAATGTGTCGCCCCGCCAGGTGCGGGAAACCGGCTTCGCCGAAGAGGTACTGCAGATGCTGGCCGCGGCCGGGTTGCCGCCCGAGGCGCTGATGATCGAACTCACCGAACACGCACTGGTCGACCTGAGGGTGGCCCACCCGACACTGGCGAGGCTCCGCGAGGCCGGCGTCAGCGTCTCCCTCGACGATTTCGGCACGGGATATTCGTCGCTGACCCAGCTGCGCACGCTGCCCGTCGACCAGATCAAGCTCGACCGCTCGTTCGCCGCCGCCCTCGACGAGGGCGACGACAAGCAACGCGCCGTGGTGCAGTCGGTGGTTGCCCTGGCCAGAGCGCTGTCGCTGGACCTGGTGGTGGAAGGCATCGAGACCATCGCCGAGCGCGACACCCTGCTGGATCTCGGCGCCGACAAGGGGCAGGGCTTCCTCTATCACCACCCCGTGCTGTGGGACGCCGCCCGCGCGCTGCTCGAATCGGGCGGGGTGTGCCCTGTGCCGTCGGACGGCGGCTACACCGGACTGGCGTCGTCGGAGAACCCGTCACCGTCGGAGTCGACGACCGTGACGTCCCAGCTGCCGTCCCCGTCGGTGTCGACGTAA
- a CDS encoding CCA tRNA nucleotidyltransferase, whose product MSEATHDVELLARALVALNRQGALLREVGALFDAAGHSLYLVGGSVRDAVLGRLNPDLDFTTDALPEVVQRIVRPWADALWDTGIEFGTVGVGKYGERLEITTFRADSYDQVSRNPQVRYGDRLEDDLVRRDFTVNAMAVRITADGPGDFIDPLGGLTALRQRILDTPAAPEVSFGDDPLRMLRAARFVSQLQFGVSDRVRRAIVEMAPQLGRITVERVAVELDKMLLGMDPVAGIDLMVHTGMGEVVLPEIGGMQMAIDEHHQHKDVYQHSLTVLRQAMELEEPGEPDLVLRWAALLHDIGKPATRRHESDGGVSFHHHEVVGAKMVRKRMRALKYSKQMVDDVSQLVYLHLRFHGYGDGKWTDSAVRRYVADAGPLLPRLHKLVRADCTTRNKRRAARLQANYDELEARIAELAAKEDLQRVRPDLDGNEIMRLLDIPPGPLVGQAWSFLKELRLDRGPLEHDEAVAALLAWWTERNEKDQPGV is encoded by the coding sequence GTGTCCGAAGCCACCCACGACGTCGAACTGCTCGCCCGGGCCCTCGTCGCACTCAATCGGCAGGGTGCGTTGTTGCGTGAAGTCGGTGCCCTGTTCGACGCCGCCGGCCACTCGCTCTACCTCGTCGGCGGCAGTGTGCGCGACGCCGTCCTCGGCCGGCTGAACCCGGACCTCGACTTCACCACCGACGCGCTGCCCGAGGTCGTTCAGCGGATCGTGCGGCCATGGGCCGACGCGCTGTGGGATACCGGCATCGAGTTCGGCACGGTCGGCGTCGGTAAATACGGCGAGCGGCTGGAGATCACCACCTTCCGCGCCGACAGCTACGACCAGGTGTCCCGCAACCCCCAGGTCCGCTACGGCGACCGGCTCGAGGACGATCTGGTGCGCCGCGACTTCACGGTCAACGCGATGGCGGTGCGCATCACCGCGGACGGTCCTGGCGACTTCATCGACCCACTGGGCGGGCTGACCGCGTTGCGGCAGCGGATCCTGGACACCCCGGCGGCGCCCGAGGTGTCATTCGGCGATGACCCGCTGCGCATGCTGCGGGCGGCGCGCTTCGTCTCCCAACTACAGTTCGGCGTCTCCGATCGGGTGCGTCGCGCGATCGTGGAGATGGCGCCCCAGCTCGGACGGATCACGGTCGAGCGGGTGGCCGTCGAGCTGGACAAGATGCTGCTGGGCATGGATCCGGTCGCAGGCATCGACCTGATGGTCCACACCGGGATGGGCGAGGTGGTGCTGCCCGAGATCGGCGGCATGCAGATGGCCATCGACGAGCACCATCAGCACAAGGACGTCTACCAGCATTCGCTGACCGTGCTGCGGCAGGCCATGGAACTCGAGGAGCCCGGCGAGCCCGACCTGGTGTTGCGCTGGGCGGCGTTGCTACACGACATCGGCAAGCCGGCCACCCGCCGCCATGAATCCGATGGGGGAGTGAGCTTCCACCACCACGAGGTGGTTGGGGCCAAGATGGTGCGCAAGCGGATGCGGGCGCTCAAGTACTCCAAGCAGATGGTCGACGACGTGTCGCAGCTGGTGTACCTGCATTTGCGGTTCCACGGCTACGGCGACGGCAAGTGGACGGATTCGGCGGTACGCCGCTACGTCGCCGACGCCGGGCCGCTGCTGCCCCGGCTGCACAAACTGGTCCGCGCGGACTGCACCACCCGCAACAAGCGGCGTGCGGCGCGGCTGCAGGCCAACTACGACGAGCTCGAGGCGCGTATCGCGGAGCTGGCTGCCAAAGAAGATCTGCAACGGGTGCGCCCGGACCTGGACGGCAACGAGATCATGCGGTTGCTCGACATCCCGCCCGGCCCACTGGTGGGGCAGGCCTGGTCATTCCTCAAGGAGCTGCGGCTGGACCGCGGCCCGCTCGAGCACGATGAGGCCGTCGCAGCACTGTTGGCGTGGTGGACCGAACGGAACGAGAAGGACCAGCCCGGCGTCTGA
- a CDS encoding NUDIX hydrolase, giving the protein MSDGEQAKPRRRRGRRRGRRAAGPANPNPADAGAAETSDTTTGSPAVNGSNGQPRPGKPGRPRRAPARLRTVHETSAGGLVIDGIDGPPEAQVAALIGRVDRRGRMLWSLPKGHIEQGETAEETAIREVAEETGIRGQVLAALGSIDYWFVTEGRRVHKTVHHYLMQFSGGELCDEDIEVTEVAWVPVGELPKRLAYADERRLAEVAGELIQLLQSDGVAALPPLPRTSPRRRPQTHSHTRNRRSDDSGPRQSGPRTNGCGPGT; this is encoded by the coding sequence GTGTCGGACGGCGAACAGGCCAAACCACGACGGCGCCGAGGGCGTCGCCGCGGCCGTCGCGCGGCCGGTCCGGCAAATCCCAACCCGGCGGACGCCGGCGCCGCCGAAACCTCGGACACCACCACCGGATCCCCCGCCGTCAACGGCAGCAACGGTCAGCCCCGGCCGGGCAAACCCGGCCGTCCCCGCCGGGCGCCGGCGCGACTGCGCACAGTCCACGAAACCTCCGCGGGCGGACTGGTCATCGACGGCATCGACGGGCCTCCCGAAGCTCAGGTGGCCGCCCTCATCGGGCGGGTCGACCGGCGCGGGCGGATGCTGTGGTCACTGCCGAAGGGCCACATCGAACAGGGTGAAACCGCCGAGGAGACCGCGATCCGCGAGGTCGCCGAGGAAACCGGTATCCGCGGGCAGGTCCTGGCCGCGCTCGGCAGCATCGACTACTGGTTCGTCACCGAAGGCCGGCGCGTGCACAAGACCGTTCACCACTACCTCATGCAGTTCTCCGGCGGTGAACTGTGCGACGAGGACATCGAGGTCACCGAGGTCGCGTGGGTACCAGTCGGTGAGCTCCCCAAACGGCTGGCCTACGCCGACGAACGTCGCCTGGCCGAGGTCGCCGGCGAATTGATCCAACTCCTGCAGTCCGACGGCGTCGCCGCGCTGCCGCCGCTGCCGCGCACCAGCCCTCGCCGGCGGCCCCAAACGCATTCCCACACCCGCAACCGTCGCTCGGACGATTCAGGACCGCGTCAATCCGGCCCGCGGACGAACGGCTGCGGACCGGGAACGTGA
- a CDS encoding DUF6049 family protein, with protein MTTPRRVGKLPRIVLVLGFLALLAMPTTAPAAAGEPGSAPFLQVRVDSVTPDLITTTSEPTVTVTGTVTNVGDRPVRDVVARLERASAVSSSAGLRTNLDGANDQFQPVGEFTAIAPDMQRGQAVGFTFSYPLRSRTAPSLGVEQPGVYPLLVNINGTPDYGDAARLDDARFLLPVLGVPPDPASTSADALTDVVPPDTTKPVAVTMLWPLADKPRLAPGVPGGTTPVRLMNDDLAVSLAAGGRLDSLLSAVDFATSPPVDPGGDTARALCLAVDPDLLVTVNAMTTGYVVSDSPDGLGAASHPGTGQAAAVAWLDKLRALAKRMCVTSTPYAQADLGALQRVGDAGLDAAATISASDIIDHILGVASLRGATVLGDGPLTPAAVDLLGSQGSTVAIAAANCSAQDSATGEPMTADVTPRRVAPKVVVAPFDPAVGAALAGVGTDPDLPTYLDSSLDVPLDHDSMVARRQDAIASMLWRALQPSAEPRQQILLPPLKWSPQPSDAQSMLTALATTIRSGLAFARPLGDVIREAAQAGPGPGPDLPRDTRGGFDDDVVSTVNGQNGRLWGLTAALTTDPRTGLTGPQYTAPLREDMLRALSQTEPPDERNDLARRRLGVVGATINDLFGAVTIVNPGGSYTLATEHSPLPLAVRNDLAVPIRVRLQVDAPPGMTVTDLGEQEIPPGYLPLRVPIEVHFTQRVAVDVTLRTPDGLQLGEPVRLSVHSNAYGKVLFAITLIGGTVLAVLVGRRLYHRFRGQPDPADLDRPRRASAEGHR; from the coding sequence GTGACCACGCCGAGGCGGGTCGGCAAGCTGCCCCGGATCGTGCTGGTCCTCGGTTTCCTTGCCTTGCTCGCGATGCCAACGACCGCGCCGGCCGCCGCCGGCGAGCCCGGGTCGGCGCCCTTCCTGCAAGTGCGGGTGGACAGCGTCACCCCGGATCTGATCACCACCACCAGCGAGCCGACGGTCACCGTCACCGGCACCGTCACCAACGTCGGCGACCGTCCGGTGCGTGACGTCGTCGCCCGCCTCGAACGCGCCTCCGCGGTGAGCTCTTCGGCCGGGCTGCGCACCAATCTCGACGGGGCCAACGACCAGTTCCAGCCCGTCGGGGAATTCACCGCGATCGCGCCCGATATGCAGCGTGGACAGGCGGTCGGGTTCACCTTCAGCTATCCGCTCCGCTCGCGCACCGCGCCGTCGCTGGGCGTCGAACAGCCCGGGGTCTACCCGCTGCTGGTCAACATCAACGGCACCCCGGACTACGGCGACGCCGCCCGACTCGACGACGCCCGCTTCCTGCTGCCGGTCCTGGGTGTGCCGCCCGACCCGGCCAGCACCTCGGCCGATGCCCTGACCGACGTCGTCCCCCCGGACACCACCAAACCTGTTGCGGTGACCATGTTGTGGCCACTCGCCGACAAACCGAGGCTGGCTCCCGGGGTACCGGGTGGCACCACACCGGTGCGGCTGATGAACGACGACCTGGCCGTGTCGCTGGCCGCGGGTGGCCGGCTGGACTCACTGCTGTCGGCGGTCGATTTCGCCACCAGCCCACCGGTGGATCCCGGCGGCGACACCGCGCGGGCGCTGTGCCTGGCGGTCGACCCGGATCTGCTGGTCACCGTCAACGCGATGACAACCGGCTACGTCGTCTCCGACTCCCCCGACGGACTCGGCGCCGCCTCCCACCCCGGCACCGGGCAGGCCGCCGCGGTGGCCTGGCTGGACAAGTTGCGCGCCCTGGCCAAGCGGATGTGTGTCACATCCACGCCTTACGCGCAAGCCGATCTCGGCGCACTGCAACGGGTCGGGGACGCCGGGCTCGACGCCGCGGCAACCATCAGCGCGAGCGACATCATCGATCACATCCTGGGCGTCGCCTCGTTGCGCGGCGCGACGGTCCTCGGTGACGGACCGCTGACGCCCGCCGCGGTCGACCTGCTCGGCAGCCAGGGTTCGACGGTCGCAATCGCGGCCGCCAACTGCTCCGCCCAGGACTCCGCGACCGGGGAGCCGATGACCGCCGACGTGACCCCGCGCCGGGTCGCGCCGAAAGTGGTGGTGGCGCCGTTCGACCCGGCCGTCGGCGCCGCCCTGGCCGGGGTGGGTACCGACCCCGATCTGCCCACCTATCTTGATTCGTCGCTGGACGTTCCGCTCGACCACGACTCGATGGTCGCGCGGCGTCAGGACGCCATCGCCTCCATGCTGTGGCGGGCGCTGCAGCCGAGCGCCGAGCCGCGCCAGCAGATCCTTCTTCCCCCGCTGAAGTGGAGCCCGCAGCCCAGTGACGCGCAGTCGATGCTGACCGCGCTGGCCACCACGATCCGCTCGGGACTGGCGTTCGCCCGGCCGCTCGGCGACGTCATCAGGGAGGCGGCGCAGGCCGGCCCCGGTCCCGGCCCCGATCTGCCTCGGGACACCCGAGGCGGCTTCGACGACGATGTCGTCTCCACGGTCAACGGACAGAACGGCCGGTTGTGGGGGTTGACCGCCGCGCTCACCACCGATCCGCGCACCGGGCTGACCGGCCCGCAGTACACCGCTCCGCTACGCGAGGACATGCTGCGCGCCCTGAGCCAGACCGAGCCGCCCGATGAGCGCAACGATCTTGCCCGGCGCCGGCTGGGTGTCGTCGGTGCGACGATCAACGACCTGTTCGGCGCGGTCACCATCGTCAACCCGGGCGGTTCGTACACGCTGGCGACCGAGCACAGCCCCCTGCCGTTGGCGGTGCGCAACGACCTGGCTGTCCCGATCCGGGTCCGCCTGCAGGTCGACGCCCCGCCCGGGATGACCGTCACCGACCTCGGCGAACAGGAGATCCCGCCGGGATACCTGCCACTGCGCGTCCCCATCGAGGTGCACTTCACCCAGCGAGTCGCCGTCGACGTCACACTGCGCACCCCCGACGGGCTGCAGCTCGGTGAACCGGTGCGCCTGTCGGTGCACTCCAACGCCTACGGCAAGGTGTTGTTCGCGATCACGCTGATCGGCGGCACCGTGCTCGCGGTGCTCGTCGGACGCCGGCTCTACCACCGCTTCCGCGGCCAGCCCGACCCGGCCGACCTGGACCGCCCGCGCCGGGCCAGCGCCGAGGGCCACCGATGA